In Raphanus sativus cultivar WK10039 chromosome 5, ASM80110v3, whole genome shotgun sequence, the following proteins share a genomic window:
- the LOC108861685 gene encoding uncharacterized protein LOC108861685, with translation MRGGGKRRSSGGGGGSGKSKSRSPGHRARTNSNSAAGSSSGGRRRRTTNTLFVEGGSLADFPKDHSFSTPSRGRSSSGKGSKKQPGSSDRAATSGFLRKCTGQSYAYQYPSGVDGGGDHQMDELGSNQLLLGKKTDATQIVAYLDDQAPSTSSTSKEVVKVSYEYEYEPSFVLGGDDADGSHKGLGFDSDAAPSGSLSKALGDEETGGEAAASEDEAMPDVVKVKPSKRNSGFISIGGMKLYTEDISDDDGEESGGEEEEEGSTGSEESESSDESESSEDMFGSDNEIDDAVAKDYLEGIGGSENMLDAHWLAEESLDQLDLSGSDSSAEKKKTGKKLTGFALQKASMEYGKKKLTISHYSGHGKATMDDLMFVKDPRSLSGKKNKKTKFLPQSWPSGAQKSKHSRTFPGEKKKHRKEYIALKRRERMLQRGVDLADINIQLERFVLDKVDMHCFQRMHNRDCSQVRRLADVYRLSSSCTGSGKKSFVTVTRTYQTCMPSASDKVRIEKLIGAGDEEEDFAVTGGVKGKSGGLERKRVKDSAKKRPTKEERERNKSSGKKSSYAEQPVSFVSCGVIDSEIAVAKTSFDVNDAKQVAEATPGASSGADIGAFEVHTRGFGSKMMAKMGFIEGGGLGKEGKGIAQPIEAIQRPKSLGLGLDFSIDTDEASPSSNNAKRNRSSSSGKRVSHDSGGSGSGRIRDKRLGAFEQHTTGFGSRMMARMGFVDGSGLGRESQGIVNPLVAVRRPRARGLGAEG, from the coding sequence ATGAGAGGCGGTGGCAAGAGAAGATCAAGCGGCGGCGGTGGTGGTTCCGGGAAAAGCAAATCCAGATCTCCGGGACACCGCGCGAGGACAAACTCCAATTCCGCGGCGGGTTCTTCCTCCGGCGGTCGTCGCCGACGTACTACCAACACTCTGTTCGTGGAAGGAGGTTCTCTAGCCGATTTCCCTAAAGATCATTCCTTTTCGACGCCGTCTCGCGGAAGAAGCTCTTCCGGGAAAGGATCGAAGAAGCAGCCCGGAAGCTCAGATCGTGCAGCCACGAGTGGGTTTCTGAGGAAATGCACTGGTCAAAGCTACGCCTATCAGTATCCTTCGGGCGTCGATGGTGGTGGTGATCATCAAATGGATGAACTTGGATCGAATCAGTTACTGCTGGGGAAGAAGACAGACGCGACGCAGATCGTTGCGTATCTTGATGATCAGGCGCCTTCTACTTCATCGACATCGAAAGAAGTGGTTAAGGTAAGTTAtgagtacgaatacgaaccgagTTTTGTTTTGGGTGGTGATGACGCCGACGGCTCACATAAAGGACTTGGCTTTGATTCTGatgctgcaccaagtggtagtCTTTCAAAGGCATTGGGAGATGAAGAAACTGGTGGAGAGGCTGCTGCAAGTGAAGATGAAGCTATGCCTGATGTTGTGAAAGTGAAACCGTCGAAGAGGAATTCGGGGTTCATTTCTATAGGAGGGATGAAGCTTTACACTGAAGATATATCTGACGATGATGGTGAAGAGAgtggtggagaagaagaagaagaaggaagcaCTGGATCTGAAGAGAGTGAGTCATCTGATGAGAGTGAAAGCTCGGAGGATATGTTTGGAAGTGATAACGAGATTGATGACGCTGTTGCGAAGGATTACTTGGAAGGTATTGGTGGGAGTGAGAATATGTTGGATGCTCATTGGTTGGCAGAAGAGTCGTTAGATCAACTGGATTTGTCTGGAAGTGATTCTTCtgctgagaagaagaagacagggAAGAAGTTGACTGGTTTTGCTTTACAGAAGGCGTCAATGGAGTATGGGAAGAAGAAGTTGACAATAAGTCATTACTCTGGGCATGGTAAGGCTACAATGGATGATCTTATGTTTGTGAAGGATCCAAGAAGTCTTTCGgggaagaagaataagaagactAAGTTTCTTCCACAGTCTTGGCCTTCAGGGGCACAAAAGAGCAAGCATTCTCGTACCTTTCCtggtgagaagaagaaacatcGCAAAGAGTACATTGCTTTGAAGCGTCGTGAGAGAATGCTGCAGCGTGGTGTTGATCTTGCTGATATAAACATCCAGTTAGAGCGTTTTGTTCTGGACAAAGTGGACATGCACTGTTTCCAGCGAATGCATAACCGAGATTGCTCTCAGGTGAGACGATTAGCAGATGTGTACCGCTTATCTAGTAGCTGCACTGGCTCTGGAAAGAAAAGCTTTGTGACGGTGACTCGAACGTATCAGACGTGTATGCCATCTGCTAGCGATAAGGTTCGCATTGAGAAGCTTATAGGAGCAGGAGacgaggaagaggactttgctGTGACCGGAGGGGTAAAGGGTAAATCTGGAGGTTTAGAGAGGAAGAGAGTAAAAGACTCAGCCAAAAAGCGACCTACTAAAGAAGAACGGGAGAGAAACAAAAGCAGCGGGAAGAAGAGTTCATATGCTGAGCAGCCTGTTTCGTTTGTGTCATGTGGTGTTATTGATTCGGAGATCGCTGTGGCAAAGACCTCTTTTGATGTCAACGATGCAAAACAAGTGGCTGAAGCTACTCCGGGAGCCTCTAGTGGAGCAGATATTGGAGCATTCGAGGTGCACACCAGAGGCTTTGGATCTAAAATGATGGCAAAAATGGGATTCATAGAAGGAGGCGGTCTAGGAAAGGAGGGTAAGGGGATAGCACAGCCAATAGAAGCTATTCAACGTCCGAAATCACTTGGTTTAGGTCTGGATTTCTCCATTGATACCGACGAGGCAAGTCCATCAAGCAATAACGCTAAAAGGAACAGATCTTCTTCCTCTGGGAAACGCGTCTCCCATGACAGTGGTGGCTCTGGCTCAGGAAGAATTAGAGACAAAAGATTGGGAGCCTTTGAGCAGCACACAACAGGTTTCGGTTCGAGGATGATGGCGAGAATGGGTTTTGTGGATGGCTCTGGTTTGGGAAGAGAGTCACAAGGCATAGTCAATCCGTTGGTCGCTGTCAGACGTCCTAGAGCACGTGGACTAGGCGCTGAAGGTTAA
- the LOC108839072 gene encoding protein SMALL AUXIN UP-REGULATED RNA 51-like, which produces MCKKLKLLIRKLQTCCVFTRFCKRVEDYGEFEEEGNGATIVPSDVKEGHVAVIAVKGERAVRFVLELQELYKPEFRKLLEQAREEFGFQRRGPLTILCQPEELQKILQESRKG; this is translated from the coding sequence ATGTGCAAGAAGTTGAAGCTTCTCATAAGAAAGCTACAAACTTGCTGCGTATTCACAAGATTCTGCAAGAGGGTTGAAGATTATGGTGAGTTTGAGGAAGAGGGTAATGGTGCAACAATTGTTCCTAGTGATGTTAAAGAAGGGCATGTGGCAGTGATTGCGGTTAAAGGAGAGAGGGCTGTGAGGTTTGTTCTGGAGCTTCAAGAGTTGTACAAACCTGAGTTCAGGAAACTGCTTGAACAGGCGAGAGAGGAGTTTGGGTTTCAACGTAGAGGACCTCTCACCATTCTCTGTCAGCCAGAAGAATTACAGAAGATCCTACAAGAAAGTAGGAAAGGATAG
- the LOC108857427 gene encoding uncharacterized protein LOC108857427, translating into MEKYFGNAYRGDPGVPHADADRFVNIWIGSAAFSALTWVNPYMWQLSNQFNYHDKWMLFEQYHWKKARAKKQPYEFKWNKIPKEVRDSYYYNWPVYFP; encoded by the exons ATGGAGAAGTATTTTGGAAATGCGTACAGGGGAGATCCAGGAGTGCCGCACGCAGATGCTGATAGGTTCGTGAACATATGGATTGGTTCGGCTGCCTTCTCTGCTCTCACCTGGGTCAATCCTTACATGTGGCAGCTCTCCAACCAGTTCAA TTATCATGATAAGTGGATGCTCTTTGAGCAGTACCACTGGAAAAAAGCAAGGGCAAAGAAGCAGCCTTACGAATTCAAG TGGAATAAGATACCGAAAGAAGTCAGGGACTCGTATTATTACAactggcctgtctacttccctTAG